In the genome of Microcoleus sp. bin38.metabat.b11b12b14.051, the window TGCAATTCATGGGCTAAATGTTGGCCTGTGGCGATAGTAGAAGCTATTACCGGTTCGTAGCCGGAGGATTTTAAGTCTAGACTTAAGTGTCCGGCGAGAACTTCGTCTGTTTCTACTAGCAGGACACAGGGATTGCGATCGAGAGTAATTGCAGCCATTGAATTGACCGATGAAGACCATAACTGTTCTAGCACGTATCTAGGGACTGTTGACTGTTGACTGTTGACTGTTGACTGTTGACTGTTGACTGTTGACTGTTGACTGTTGACTGTTGACTGTTGACTGTTGACTGTTGACTGGTGACTGTTGACTGGTGACTGTTGACTGTTGACTGTTGTCATGGGAAATGAGGAGATTGCGAGAGGGAGAGATTGGGAGGTTCGGAGAATGACAGATTACCAATTACCGATTACCGATTACCGATTACCGATTACCGATTACCAAATTCAATATTAAAATTATAGGACTGAAGTCCTTACTACAAACCTAATTTGTAATTACCCTGTTGAACAATTTATGAGTATCATTGTATTTGGCAGTATCAACATTGACTTAGCAGCAAAAACTCCCCGATTGCCGCAGCCAGGGGAAACTATAATCGGGAGCAATTTTTTCACGGCTGGCGGCGGCAAAGGAGCAAATCAAGCCGTAGCAGCAGCGCGTCTTGGCACTTGCACTCACTTGATCGGCCGTGTAGGTAACGATAAATTTGCTGAGGAATTATTGACAAGTTTACAATCTTATGGTTTAAATACAGACAATGTTTTAATAGATAAAAATACTCATTCAGGCGTAGCAATTATTGCCGTAGACGAGATAGGTCAAAATAATATTATTGTGATTCCGGGCGCGAACAATAATGTCGGTGAAGCAGATATCGAACGTCTAAAAAAATTGTTACCGTCAGCTACATCGTTGCTGTTACAGTTAGAAATTCCGCTGGAAGTTGTCGTGAGGGCGGCGAAAGTTGCACGTGAAGCGGGGGTGCGAGTGATTCTCGATCCAGCACCTGCTGTGGCTGATTTCCCTATCGACTTTTACCCTTTAATTGACATTATCACGCCGAACGAAGTGGAAGCTGGTCATTTAGTCGGTTTTGGGGTGCATGACACTGAAACGGCGATTCTGGCTGGCAAACAGTTGCAGGAACGCGGTGTTAAGAATGTTATTGTCAAATTGGGCGATCGCGGGGCGGTTGCTGTGACTCCAGATGAGAGCTTTTTTGTGCCTGCTTTTGCTGTGAGGGCGATCGACACTGTGGCTGCTGGCGATGCTTTTAACGGCGGGTTGGCTGC includes:
- the rbsK gene encoding ribokinase; translated protein: MSIIVFGSINIDLAAKTPRLPQPGETIIGSNFFTAGGGKGANQAVAAARLGTCTHLIGRVGNDKFAEELLTSLQSYGLNTDNVLIDKNTHSGVAIIAVDEIGQNNIIVIPGANNNVGEADIERLKKLLPSATSLLLQLEIPLEVVVRAAKVAREAGVRVILDPAPAVADFPIDFYPLIDIITPNEVEAGHLVGFGVHDTETAILAGKQLQERGVKNVIVKLGDRGAVAVTPDESFFVPAFAVRAIDTVAAGDAFNGGLAAALDGGLTLSEAVVWGCAAGALCATKVGAQVTMCDRATFDEFLHNSV